One genomic segment of Amycolatopsis sp. WQ 127309 includes these proteins:
- a CDS encoding TetR/AcrR family transcriptional regulator: protein MSPRAGLTTKTVVDLALVLVDEHGPDELTLAKVAERAGVAAPSLYKHVKNLADLRRLVDLRVVQEMADVLRTAATGRAGDQAVGALADGYRGYLREHPRRTGALTADPDRGDVELSTATHAVAEVVFAVLRPFGFDHARSVHATRCLRAAVHGFAGLEASGGFGRPEDVDESFEVLKTMLVQGLKTYAEKENPR from the coding sequence ATGTCGCCTAGGGCCGGGCTCACCACCAAAACCGTCGTCGATCTTGCGCTCGTCCTCGTCGACGAGCACGGGCCCGACGAGCTGACCCTCGCCAAGGTCGCCGAGCGGGCCGGGGTGGCCGCGCCCTCGCTCTACAAGCACGTCAAGAACCTCGCCGACCTGCGGCGGCTCGTCGATCTGCGGGTGGTTCAGGAGATGGCCGACGTCCTGCGCACCGCCGCCACCGGGCGCGCGGGGGACCAAGCCGTCGGGGCGCTCGCCGACGGTTATCGCGGCTACCTGCGGGAACACCCGCGCCGGACCGGTGCTCTCACCGCCGATCCGGACCGGGGGGACGTCGAACTGAGCACCGCGACCCACGCCGTCGCCGAGGTCGTCTTCGCCGTGCTCCGGCCCTTCGGCTTCGACCACGCGCGGTCCGTGCACGCGACGCGCTGTCTTCGCGCCGCCGTCCACGGCTTCGCCGGGCTCGAGGCCTCCGGCGGCTTCGGGCGGCCCGAAGACGTCGACGAGAGCTTCGAAGTCCTCAAGACCATGCTCGTCCAAGGCCTGAAAACCTATGCGGAGAAAGAGAATCCACGATGA
- a CDS encoding helix-turn-helix domain-containing protein: MTDLRHRFTADSVGRALDLVGERWSLLILRESFFGVRRYGEFARNLSIPRPTLSARLKTLAEAGVLERVEEVPDRPEYHLTQAGRDLFGAVVTLMQWGDKHLAGPDGPPILLRHNDCGEITETYVACGHCGGAIATDKVTPEPGPAFR, from the coding sequence GTGACCGATCTCCGGCACCGGTTCACGGCGGACTCGGTCGGCCGGGCGCTCGACCTGGTCGGGGAGCGGTGGAGCCTGCTCATCCTGCGCGAGTCGTTCTTCGGCGTCCGGCGCTACGGCGAGTTCGCGCGCAACCTGTCCATCCCGCGGCCGACGTTGTCCGCGCGGCTCAAGACGCTGGCCGAGGCGGGTGTGCTGGAGCGCGTCGAGGAAGTGCCGGACCGGCCCGAGTACCACCTGACGCAGGCCGGCCGTGACCTCTTCGGCGCCGTCGTCACGCTCATGCAGTGGGGCGACAAGCACCTCGCCGGGCCGGACGGGCCGCCGATCCTGTTGCGGCACAACGACTGCGGCGAGATCACCGAGACGTACGTCGCCTGCGGGCACTGCGGCGGCGCGATCGCCACCGACAAGGTGACCCCGGAGCCCGGGCCCGCGTTCCGCTAG
- a CDS encoding cupin domain-containing protein, which yields MTTLLVRHDEAEQLGTTPDTMTLLADVSRTDGHLSTNRASLGRGRDGATPHFHTASAEMFFMLDGELEVLQDDEVVTVRTGDMLFVPPHTTHAFGASSRSGADVLIVFTPGVERFEYFRLIDRIRRGEASPAEILASQERFDNHFVDSETWRAARAA from the coding sequence ATGACAACTTTGCTGGTACGCCACGACGAAGCCGAACAGCTCGGCACCACGCCCGACACGATGACGCTGCTCGCCGACGTCTCCCGGACGGACGGGCACCTGAGCACCAACCGCGCGTCGCTGGGCCGCGGGCGCGACGGCGCGACGCCGCACTTCCACACGGCGTCGGCGGAGATGTTCTTCATGCTCGACGGGGAGCTGGAGGTCCTTCAGGACGACGAGGTGGTGACCGTGCGGACGGGTGACATGCTGTTCGTCCCGCCGCACACCACGCACGCCTTTGGCGCGTCTTCGCGGTCCGGCGCGGACGTGCTGATCGTGTTCACGCCCGGCGTCGAGCGGTTCGAGTACTTCCGGCTGATCGACCGCATCCGGCGCGGCGAGGCGTCACCGGCGGAGATCCTGGCGTCGCAGGAGCGGTTCGACAACCACTTCGTGGACAGCGAGACCTGGCGCGCCGCCCGCGCGGCCTAG
- the trpS gene encoding tryptophan--tRNA ligase, with the protein MSEEQIAAARRPRVLSGIQPTADSFHLGNYLGALRQWVRLQDTHEPFYCVVDLHAITVEQDPKVLRQRTRVSAAQLLAIGIDPQRSALFVQSHVPEHAQLSWVMECQTGFGEAGRMTQFKDKSAKQGSDRSSVGLFTYPILQAADILLYQADAVPVGEDQRQHLELTRDLAQRFNNRLGKTFVVPEPYIIKDTAKIYDLQDPTSKMSKSASAANGLVELLEDPKRSAKKIRSAVTDTGREVVFDAENKAGVSNLLTIFSALAERTIPDLEAAYEGKGYGDLKKDLGEVFVEWVTPIQDRVKSYLDDVTELDKVLAAGAERAREVASKTLAKTYQRIGFLPPVR; encoded by the coding sequence GTGTCCGAAGAGCAGATCGCAGCCGCCCGCCGTCCGCGGGTCCTGTCCGGGATCCAGCCGACCGCCGACTCGTTCCACCTCGGCAACTACCTCGGCGCGCTGCGCCAGTGGGTGCGGCTGCAGGACACGCACGAGCCGTTCTACTGCGTGGTCGACCTGCACGCGATCACCGTCGAGCAGGACCCGAAGGTGCTGCGCCAGCGCACCCGCGTCTCGGCCGCGCAGCTGCTCGCCATCGGCATCGACCCGCAGCGCAGTGCCCTGTTCGTGCAGAGCCACGTGCCGGAGCACGCCCAGCTGAGCTGGGTCATGGAGTGCCAGACCGGGTTCGGCGAGGCCGGCCGGATGACGCAGTTCAAGGACAAGTCCGCGAAGCAGGGCTCCGACCGCTCCAGCGTCGGCCTGTTCACCTACCCGATCCTGCAGGCCGCGGACATCCTGCTCTACCAGGCGGACGCGGTCCCGGTCGGCGAGGACCAGCGCCAGCACCTGGAGCTGACGCGCGACCTCGCGCAGCGCTTCAACAACCGCCTGGGCAAGACGTTCGTCGTGCCCGAGCCGTACATCATCAAGGACACGGCCAAGATCTACGACCTGCAGGACCCGACGAGCAAGATGAGCAAGTCGGCGTCCGCCGCGAACGGTCTCGTCGAGCTGCTCGAAGACCCGAAGCGCTCGGCGAAGAAGATCCGCTCGGCGGTCACCGACACCGGCCGCGAGGTCGTGTTCGACGCCGAGAACAAGGCGGGTGTCTCGAACCTGCTGACGATCTTCTCGGCGCTCGCCGAGCGCACGATCCCGGACCTCGAAGCTGCCTATGAAGGCAAGGGCTACGGCGACCTGAAGAAGGACCTCGGCGAGGTCTTCGTCGAGTGGGTGACGCCGATCCAGGATCGGGTCAAGTCCTATTTGGACGATGTGACCGAGCTGGACAAGGTCCTCGCCGCGGGCGCGGAACGCGCTCGCGAGGTGGCCTCGAAGACGCTGGCCAAGACGTACCAGCGGATCGGGTTCCTGCCGCCGGTGCGGTGA
- a CDS encoding AAA family ATPase, translating to MKLILLNGPPGSGKSTLARRYADDHPPALALDVDRVRALIGGWRESPGPAGLLARDLATAAARTHLAAGHDVVVPQLLARPEFAERLEALARETGASFHEIVLLPGREVALRRFAERGSSEVEAAVPLTRAELAKAYDAVAAFAKTRPRAMALRAEDAYENLLALLAQA from the coding sequence GTGAAGCTCATCCTGCTCAACGGCCCGCCGGGCAGCGGCAAGTCGACGCTCGCCCGGCGCTACGCCGACGACCACCCGCCGGCGCTGGCCCTGGACGTCGACCGCGTCCGCGCGCTGATCGGCGGCTGGCGCGAGTCGCCGGGTCCGGCGGGTCTGCTGGCCCGGGACCTCGCGACGGCCGCCGCCCGGACACACCTCGCCGCCGGTCACGACGTCGTCGTGCCGCAGCTGCTGGCCCGGCCGGAGTTCGCCGAGCGCCTCGAAGCGCTGGCCCGTGAGACGGGTGCGAGTTTCCACGAGATCGTGCTCCTGCCCGGCCGCGAAGTGGCGTTGCGCCGCTTCGCCGAACGCGGGTCGTCGGAGGTCGAGGCGGCTGTGCCGCTCACCAGGGCCGAGCTGGCCAAGGCGTATGACGCCGTGGCCGCGTTCGCGAAGACCCGGCCGCGGGCGATGGCCCTACGCGCGGAGGACGCTTACGAGAACCTCCTCGCCCTTCTTGCCCAGGCGTGA
- the yhjD gene encoding inner membrane protein YhjD: protein MANEETKEKLLPRLRRKYPWLDHLIRANEAFSERYGNHYAAAITYFSVLSVFPLFMVAFAVVGLVVNHDQTIITKITDGINSSVPDGLKELVNGIVKGALDSGGGIGIFGLLIALYSGIGWMSNLRDALTAQWGQEKQPQPVVKQTLKDLVALIGLGVALIVSFALTAVGGGVGQFLLELVGLEHATWAIVLLRGATIVLGLAANTLVFLWVIARLPREQVALRSAVKGAVVAAIGFVILQQVGSIYLASVTKSPSAALFGPVIGLLVFANLVSRFLLLITAWTATAKENQHKIVQPPAPVRLEQSVTVQRGPGLGTVAGAFGAGALLAWLGGRRKS from the coding sequence GTGGCGAACGAAGAAACGAAGGAAAAGCTCCTGCCGCGGCTGCGGCGGAAGTACCCGTGGCTCGATCACCTGATCCGGGCGAACGAGGCCTTCAGCGAGCGGTACGGCAACCACTACGCGGCCGCCATCACCTACTTCAGCGTCCTGTCGGTGTTCCCGCTGTTCATGGTGGCGTTCGCCGTGGTCGGGCTGGTCGTCAACCACGACCAGACGATCATCACGAAGATCACCGACGGCATCAACAGCTCCGTACCGGACGGCCTCAAGGAGCTCGTCAACGGCATCGTCAAGGGCGCGCTGGACTCCGGCGGCGGGATCGGGATCTTCGGCCTGCTCATCGCCCTCTACTCCGGCATCGGCTGGATGTCGAACCTGCGCGACGCGCTCACCGCGCAGTGGGGCCAGGAGAAGCAGCCGCAGCCGGTCGTCAAGCAGACGCTCAAGGACCTGGTCGCGCTCATCGGCCTCGGGGTCGCGCTCATCGTCTCCTTCGCGCTGACCGCTGTCGGCGGCGGTGTGGGGCAGTTCCTGCTAGAGCTCGTCGGGCTCGAACACGCGACCTGGGCGATCGTCCTGCTTCGCGGGGCGACGATCGTGCTCGGCCTGGCCGCCAACACCCTCGTGTTCCTCTGGGTGATCGCGCGGCTGCCGCGGGAGCAGGTCGCGCTGCGCAGCGCCGTCAAGGGCGCCGTGGTCGCCGCCATCGGGTTCGTCATCCTGCAGCAGGTCGGCTCGATCTACCTGGCCAGCGTCACGAAGTCGCCGTCGGCCGCGCTGTTCGGGCCGGTCATCGGGCTGCTCGTGTTCGCGAACCTCGTCTCGCGCTTCCTCCTGCTCATCACGGCGTGGACGGCGACTGCGAAGGAGAACCAGCACAAGATCGTCCAGCCACCGGCGCCGGTGCGGCTCGAGCAGAGCGTCACCGTGCAGCGCGGGCCGGGGCTCGGCACCGTCGCGGGGGCGTTCGGCGCCGGGGCGCTGCTCGCGTGGCTGGGTGGCCGTCGCAAGTCTTGA
- a CDS encoding SH3 domain-containing protein — MSKKTLIIVGAIVAVIVIYALNTNKQASGASTTGCKVTVIADVLNAREAADGNAKVVGKYLRDAQFDALPGVQNGFRKVADDKWVAAAFTEPVAGSAC; from the coding sequence ATGTCGAAGAAAACGCTGATCATCGTCGGTGCCATCGTCGCGGTCATCGTCATCTACGCGTTGAACACGAACAAGCAGGCGTCCGGGGCGTCGACCACCGGCTGCAAGGTCACGGTGATCGCGGACGTCCTCAACGCCCGCGAAGCCGCCGACGGCAACGCGAAGGTCGTCGGGAAGTACCTGCGTGACGCCCAGTTCGACGCGCTGCCGGGTGTCCAGAACGGCTTCCGGAAGGTGGCCGACGACAAGTGGGTCGCCGCCGCGTTCACCGAGCCGGTCGCCGGGTCCGCCTGCTGA
- a CDS encoding permease: MIAGHFGLAAAVKAGRPAIPVWTLMLATAWLDVVFVPLYLSGVETIDGEGYGGGVIHADYTHSLVGALVLAALFGAVAAWRLGREAGLVLGGVVFSHWLLDLVVHRADLPILPGNAGDLPTFGFGLWRLPAVSAVVELLMLVIGIGLYWRAAAKRDPKRARVLGLTAALCGVITLGTDLLGV; this comes from the coding sequence ATGATCGCCGGGCACTTCGGGCTGGCGGCCGCGGTCAAGGCCGGCCGCCCGGCCATTCCCGTGTGGACGCTCATGCTCGCCACCGCGTGGCTGGACGTCGTGTTCGTGCCGCTCTACCTCTCCGGCGTCGAGACGATCGACGGCGAAGGGTACGGCGGCGGCGTCATCCACGCCGACTACACGCACTCCCTCGTCGGCGCGCTCGTGCTCGCCGCGTTGTTCGGCGCCGTCGCCGCGTGGCGGCTCGGCCGGGAAGCCGGCCTGGTCCTCGGCGGCGTCGTGTTCTCGCACTGGCTGCTCGACCTCGTCGTGCACCGCGCCGACCTGCCGATCCTGCCCGGCAACGCGGGCGACCTGCCGACGTTCGGCTTCGGGCTCTGGCGGCTGCCCGCCGTCTCGGCCGTCGTCGAACTGCTGATGCTGGTGATCGGCATCGGCCTCTACTGGCGCGCCGCGGCCAAGCGCGACCCGAAACGCGCGCGGGTGCTGGGGCTGACCGCCGCGCTGTGCGGCGTCATCACCCTCGGCACCGACCTCCTGGGCGTCTGA
- a CDS encoding chitinase, with the protein MSFPRFLKLAGVAVSALAATAAAVVLPTATASAAPATSDAAFVVSEAQFDQIFPGRNSFYTYSGLTAALDAYPGFANTGDDTVKKQEAAAFLANVNHETGGLVYVVEQNTANYPHYCDTSQSYGCPAGTAAYYGRGPIQLSWNFNYKAAGDSLGIDLLNNPYLVEQDAAVAWKTGLWYWNTQTGPGTMTPHDAMVNQRGFGETIRSINGSIECNGGNPAQVQSRVDKYTQITGILGVPTGDNLSC; encoded by the coding sequence ATGTCTTTCCCCCGGTTCCTGAAGCTCGCCGGAGTGGCGGTGAGCGCACTCGCCGCCACCGCCGCGGCCGTCGTGCTCCCCACCGCGACCGCGTCCGCCGCACCGGCCACTTCGGACGCCGCGTTCGTGGTCAGCGAGGCCCAGTTCGACCAGATCTTCCCGGGCCGCAACAGCTTCTACACCTACAGCGGCCTGACGGCGGCGCTCGACGCGTACCCCGGCTTCGCGAACACCGGTGACGACACCGTGAAGAAGCAGGAAGCGGCCGCGTTCCTGGCCAACGTCAACCACGAGACCGGCGGTCTCGTCTACGTCGTCGAGCAGAACACCGCGAACTACCCGCACTACTGCGACACCAGCCAGTCCTACGGCTGCCCGGCGGGCACCGCGGCCTACTACGGCCGCGGCCCGATCCAGCTGAGCTGGAACTTCAACTACAAGGCCGCGGGCGACTCGCTCGGCATCGACCTGCTGAACAACCCGTACCTGGTCGAGCAGGACGCGGCCGTCGCGTGGAAGACCGGCCTCTGGTACTGGAACACGCAGACCGGCCCGGGCACGATGACGCCGCACGACGCGATGGTGAACCAGCGCGGCTTCGGCGAGACCATCCGCAGCATCAACGGGTCCATCGAGTGCAACGGCGGCAACCCGGCGCAGGTCCAGAGCCGGGTCGACAAGTACACGCAGATCACCGGGATCCTCGGCGTGCCGACGGGTGACAACCTGTCCTGCTGA
- a CDS encoding D-alanyl-D-alanine carboxypeptidase family protein, whose protein sequence is MHSVASRSLKVFTTTLTAGLLALGTPVLAAAAPPQGAQCANHQAPPPAVDTSERPAPGRAAPAALPVPSVPVGGPRLAECGLVTPDGALNPPDGNTAASWVLQDLDTGAIIAAKDPHARQRPASLIKTLLALVVVTQLKPEQVLVATKEDAEQECTCVGIVAGGGYTVDQLLHGLLMHSGNDVAHAFATALGGVDATVTKMNAMAVRIGALDTRAATPSGLDGPGMSTSAYDLSLIFHYAMKQPEFAKAVATKDFEIPPAGGKPAIPVYNDNKLLGVYPGFLGGKTGFTDDARHTYVGAAQQQGKRLAVVMLRAEQKPTKVVDQAGKLLDYGFALEADHAEPVGRITYQPPATPESGEPSILPDGSTATNSGTSTASGAKDDPFGVTGWIITLVVFLIIVGAFVVGHQRKKAAGS, encoded by the coding sequence GTGCACTCCGTCGCCTCCCGGTCGCTCAAGGTCTTCACGACGACGCTCACCGCCGGTCTCCTGGCCCTGGGCACGCCGGTCCTCGCGGCCGCCGCGCCGCCGCAAGGAGCGCAGTGCGCGAACCACCAAGCGCCGCCGCCCGCGGTCGACACGTCGGAGCGGCCCGCGCCCGGCCGGGCGGCGCCCGCGGCGCTGCCGGTGCCCAGCGTGCCCGTCGGCGGCCCGCGGCTGGCCGAGTGCGGCCTCGTCACCCCGGACGGCGCGCTCAACCCGCCGGACGGCAACACCGCCGCGTCCTGGGTGCTGCAGGACCTCGACACCGGCGCGATCATCGCGGCGAAGGACCCGCACGCCCGGCAGCGGCCGGCGTCGCTGATCAAGACGCTGCTCGCGCTCGTCGTCGTCACCCAGCTCAAGCCCGAGCAGGTGCTCGTCGCGACGAAGGAGGACGCCGAGCAGGAGTGCACCTGCGTCGGCATCGTCGCCGGCGGCGGCTACACCGTCGACCAGCTGCTCCACGGCCTGCTGATGCACTCGGGCAACGACGTCGCGCACGCGTTCGCCACGGCGCTCGGCGGGGTCGACGCCACCGTCACGAAGATGAACGCGATGGCCGTCCGCATCGGCGCCCTCGACACCCGCGCCGCGACACCGTCGGGGCTCGACGGGCCGGGCATGTCGACGTCGGCCTACGACCTGAGCCTGATCTTCCACTACGCGATGAAGCAGCCGGAGTTCGCGAAGGCCGTCGCGACGAAGGACTTCGAGATCCCGCCGGCCGGCGGCAAGCCGGCCATCCCGGTGTACAACGACAACAAGCTGCTCGGCGTCTACCCGGGCTTCCTCGGCGGCAAGACCGGGTTCACCGACGACGCCCGCCACACCTACGTCGGCGCGGCGCAGCAGCAGGGCAAGCGGCTCGCCGTCGTCATGCTGCGCGCCGAGCAGAAGCCGACCAAGGTCGTCGACCAGGCGGGCAAGCTGCTCGACTACGGCTTCGCGCTGGAGGCCGACCACGCCGAGCCGGTCGGCCGGATCACCTACCAGCCGCCCGCGACGCCCGAGAGCGGCGAGCCGTCGATCCTGCCCGATGGCAGCACCGCGACCAACAGCGGGACGTCGACAGCTTCAGGCGCCAAGGACGACCCGTTCGGCGTCACCGGCTGGATCATCACGCTGGTGGTGTTCCTGATCATCGTCGGCGCGTTCGTGGTCGGGCACCAGCGCAAGAAGGCCGCGGGCAGCTAG
- a CDS encoding exodeoxyribonuclease III, giving the protein MLFVLTVSTVNVNGLRAAAKKGFVEWLAATKADVVCCQEVRATAEQLPAGVVDPDGWFAAHAPSAAKGRNGVAVYSRVEPDAVRVGFGEPEFEDSGRYLEVHLPKVVVASLYLPSGDVGTERQDEKERFMAAFLPYLVELRAKAAADGREVVVVGDWNIAYGNVDLKNWRGNRKNSGFLPEEREWLGRVYTEAGYADVQRRLDPDGPGPYTWWSYRGQAFDNDSGWRIDCQLATPGLAEKVVSVVVERAAAYDQRWSDHAPVTATYDI; this is encoded by the coding sequence GTGCTGTTCGTGCTGACCGTCTCCACCGTGAACGTCAACGGCCTTCGCGCCGCCGCCAAAAAGGGCTTCGTCGAGTGGCTTGCCGCCACCAAGGCCGACGTCGTCTGCTGCCAAGAGGTGCGCGCCACCGCGGAGCAGCTTCCCGCGGGCGTCGTCGACCCCGATGGCTGGTTCGCGGCGCACGCTCCCTCCGCCGCGAAGGGGCGCAACGGCGTCGCCGTCTACAGCCGTGTGGAGCCCGATGCCGTCCGCGTCGGTTTCGGGGAGCCCGAGTTCGAGGACAGCGGGCGTTACCTCGAGGTCCACCTGCCGAAGGTCGTCGTCGCGAGTCTCTACCTGCCCAGCGGGGACGTCGGTACCGAGCGTCAGGACGAAAAGGAACGCTTCATGGCCGCGTTCCTGCCCTACCTCGTCGAACTGCGGGCCAAGGCCGCCGCCGACGGCCGGGAAGTTGTCGTCGTCGGGGACTGGAACATCGCCTACGGCAACGTCGACCTCAAGAACTGGCGCGGCAACCGCAAGAACTCCGGTTTCCTGCCCGAGGAACGCGAGTGGCTCGGCCGCGTCTACACCGAGGCCGGCTACGCCGACGTCCAGCGGCGCCTCGATCCCGACGGCCCCGGGCCCTACACCTGGTGGTCCTACCGCGGCCAGGCCTTCGACAACGACTCCGGCTGGCGCATCGACTGCCAGCTCGCCACCCCCGGGCTCGCCGAGAAGGTCGTGTCCGTCGTCGTCGAGCGCGCCGCCGCCTACGACCAGCGCTGGTCCGACCACGCGCCCGTCACCGCCACCTACGACATCTAG
- a CDS encoding acyl-CoA dehydrogenase family protein, with protein sequence MLDAARECAALAKTLAPVTERQRALPAELVAKLTDGGLLRSGVPGHLGGPEAPPAVSLETAETVARGDASAGWCVSIAVTSSLLSAYAPRKCAEEVFGDPRTVAAGVWAPRGTGRRVDGGYVVSGRWPFCSGIPHCDWLFAGFVHESALYVAALPKDGIEVLDTWHTNGLRGTGSHDCVADDLFVPEHRVFSVLGGPPEEAVALHRFPLFGFFALSVAAAALGNARGAIDDLIELASTRKPLGSSRSLAERSQTQAAVAEAEAALRAARLLFYTSIDDAWQAAQGTDPVPDRLKLGLRLAATHTTRTAAKVADSMYDLAGGAAIYETSPLQRRFRDAHTATAHFQVNPASFELSGKLLLGVPARTEQF encoded by the coding sequence ATGCTGGACGCCGCTCGCGAGTGTGCCGCGCTCGCCAAGACGCTCGCGCCGGTCACCGAGCGGCAGCGCGCGCTGCCCGCCGAGCTGGTCGCGAAGCTGACCGACGGCGGGCTCCTGCGCAGCGGCGTCCCCGGTCACCTCGGCGGCCCCGAAGCGCCGCCCGCCGTCAGCCTGGAGACGGCGGAGACGGTCGCGCGCGGTGACGCGTCGGCCGGCTGGTGCGTCTCGATCGCCGTGACGAGCAGCCTGCTCTCGGCCTACGCCCCGCGGAAGTGCGCCGAGGAGGTCTTCGGCGACCCCCGGACGGTCGCCGCGGGCGTCTGGGCGCCGCGCGGGACCGGCCGAAGAGTCGACGGCGGGTACGTCGTCTCCGGCCGCTGGCCGTTCTGCAGCGGAATCCCGCACTGCGACTGGCTTTTCGCCGGGTTCGTGCACGAAAGCGCGTTGTATGTCGCCGCGTTGCCGAAGGACGGGATCGAGGTGCTCGACACCTGGCACACCAACGGCCTGCGCGGCACCGGCAGCCACGACTGCGTGGCCGACGACCTGTTCGTCCCGGAGCACCGCGTCTTCTCCGTGCTGGGCGGGCCGCCCGAGGAAGCCGTTGCGCTGCACCGGTTCCCGCTCTTCGGCTTCTTCGCGCTGTCCGTCGCCGCGGCCGCGCTGGGCAACGCGCGCGGCGCGATCGACGACCTGATCGAGCTGGCGTCGACGCGCAAGCCGCTCGGCTCCAGCCGGTCGCTGGCCGAGCGGTCGCAGACCCAGGCCGCCGTCGCGGAGGCCGAAGCCGCCCTGCGCGCGGCGCGGTTGTTGTTCTACACCAGCATCGATGACGCCTGGCAGGCCGCGCAGGGCACCGACCCGGTCCCGGACCGGCTCAAGCTCGGTTTGAGACTCGCCGCGACGCACACCACGCGCACGGCCGCGAAGGTCGCCGACAGCATGTACGACCTCGCCGGCGGCGCGGCGATCTACGAGACGTCACCGCTGCAACGCCGGTTCCGCGACGCGCACACGGCCACCGCGCACTTCCAAGTCAACCCGGCCAGCTTCGAGCTGTCCGGCAAGCTGCTGCTGGGCGTGCCGGCCCGCACCGAACAGTTCTGA
- a CDS encoding NADP-dependent oxidoreductase — translation MPVNAQYRLAARPSGLPKDDDWQYTEDAVPSPGDGRFLVEVQYLSLDPAMRTWMNPGRSYVPPVGIGEVMRAAGIGTVVESNHAGFKPGQSVFGTFGVQNFAVSDGRGVQVVDTSLAPAPTFLGTLGISGITAYFGLFDVGRPEPGQTVVVSAAAGSVGIVTGQLAKIHGCRVVGIAGGPDKCRTLVEEYGFDAAVDHRAGNLRADLKEHAPDGIDVFFDNVGGAVLEAALARLARGARIVLSGAVSQYNSTEGPRGPANYMQLLVQRASMTGFVFSDYADRYPEAIEALAGWVREGKLKTREDVVTGGIAKFPETLLKLFRGENTGKLVLAL, via the coding sequence GTGCCCGTCAACGCCCAGTACCGCCTCGCCGCCCGGCCGTCCGGCCTGCCGAAGGACGACGACTGGCAGTACACCGAGGACGCCGTCCCGTCGCCCGGTGACGGCCGGTTCCTCGTCGAGGTCCAGTACCTGTCGCTCGACCCGGCCATGCGCACCTGGATGAACCCGGGCCGCTCCTACGTGCCGCCGGTCGGGATCGGCGAGGTCATGCGCGCCGCCGGGATCGGCACGGTCGTCGAGTCGAACCACGCCGGGTTCAAGCCCGGGCAGAGCGTGTTCGGCACGTTCGGCGTGCAGAACTTCGCCGTCTCGGACGGCCGGGGCGTCCAGGTCGTCGACACGTCGCTCGCCCCGGCGCCGACGTTCCTCGGGACGCTCGGGATCAGCGGCATCACCGCGTACTTCGGGCTCTTCGACGTGGGCCGCCCGGAGCCGGGCCAGACCGTCGTGGTGTCGGCGGCGGCCGGGTCGGTCGGCATCGTCACCGGCCAGCTGGCGAAGATCCACGGCTGCCGCGTCGTCGGCATCGCGGGTGGCCCGGACAAGTGCCGCACGCTGGTCGAGGAGTACGGCTTCGACGCCGCCGTCGACCACCGCGCCGGGAACCTCCGCGCGGACCTGAAGGAGCACGCGCCCGACGGGATCGACGTCTTCTTCGACAACGTCGGCGGCGCCGTCCTCGAAGCGGCCCTCGCCCGGCTCGCGCGCGGCGCCCGGATCGTGCTGAGCGGCGCGGTTTCGCAGTACAACAGCACCGAAGGCCCGCGCGGCCCGGCCAACTACATGCAGCTGCTGGTGCAGCGCGCGTCCATGACCGGTTTCGTCTTCTCCGACTACGCCGACCGGTACCCCGAGGCGATCGAAGCGCTGGCGGGTTGGGTGCGCGAAGGCAAGCTGAAGACGCGCGAAGACGTCGTCACGGGCGGGATCGCGAAGTTCCCCGAGACGCTGCTCAAGCTGTTCCGCGGCGAGAACACCGGCAAGCTGGTGCTGGCGCTGTGA
- a CDS encoding MarR family winged helix-turn-helix transcriptional regulator: protein MTDEDAVDAVVSAWARERPDLDLTAIGVAGRLSRLSLVLGPAQERVFGKFGLQRGEFDVLAALRRSGKPYTLIPSELSATLMMSRAGMTSRLDRLEAAGFVERTLDPNDRRSFRIRLTDKGFEVVDAAMTEHTANVTELLSSLRGKELGLLDDVLRKLLREYDTP, encoded by the coding sequence GTGACTGACGAAGACGCCGTCGACGCCGTGGTGTCGGCGTGGGCCCGCGAACGGCCCGACCTCGATCTGACCGCCATCGGCGTCGCCGGCCGGCTCAGCCGGCTGAGCCTCGTGCTCGGCCCGGCGCAGGAGCGCGTCTTCGGCAAGTTCGGCCTGCAACGCGGGGAGTTCGACGTCCTGGCCGCGCTGCGCCGCTCCGGGAAGCCCTACACGCTGATCCCGTCGGAGCTGTCCGCGACGCTGATGATGTCCCGCGCCGGCATGACGAGCCGCCTCGACCGGCTCGAAGCCGCCGGGTTCGTCGAGCGCACGCTCGACCCGAACGACCGCCGCAGTTTCCGCATCCGCTTGACGGACAAGGGTTTCGAGGTCGTCGACGCGGCGATGACCGAGCACACCGCGAACGTCACCGAGCTGCTCTCTTCGTTGCGGGGCAAGGAACTCGGCCTGCTCGACGACGTCCTGCGCAAGCTGCTGCGGGAGTACGACACCCCGTGA